Genomic DNA from Phycisphaerae bacterium:
GCCGCTGCCGCGCGCGCTGTCCGTCAGTTCATCCACCAGCTCCACCGTTACCCGTGCAACCGGCGCAATGATCAACTGTGCAAACCGCGTCCCCCGTTCGATCGTGTAAGGCTCACGCGCGCAGTTCCCCAGGATCACCTGCAGCTCACCGCGATAGTCCGCATCAATCGTCCCCGGCGAATTCGGCAACATCAATCCGTGCCGCAGCGCCAGCCCGCTCCGCGCCCGCACCTGCCCCTCGTACCCCGGCGGAATTTCCACGAACAACCCCGTCGGGATTAGCTTGATCTCCCCCGGCGCAATCGTGATCGGCTCATCATTCGCTGCGTACAGGTCCAGCCCCGCCGCGTGCGCCGTCATGTACTGCGGCAGCGGCAGGTCATCCAACCCTGCCCGCCGGCGAATCTTCAAAATCGGGTCCATGCCTTCATCCCATGCGAGAGCGCGGTTCCTGCGCGGCGCCGCTGAGTATAGCGCCGCCCGCGCCCCCTTGACAGGCGTGCCGCCGAATCGCGAAATACAATCTGGATTGCGTGGACTGCGGCGTGCGCGACCCGCCGGTGGTCGGCATGTGGATCGCGC
This window encodes:
- the dut gene encoding dUTP diphosphatase, with the translated sequence MDPILKIRRRAGLDDLPLPQYMTAHAAGLDLYAANDEPITIAPGEIKLIPTGLFVEIPPGYEGQVRARSGLALRHGLMLPNSPGTIDADYRGELQVILGNCAREPYTIERGTRFAQLIIAPVARVTVELVDELTDSARGSGGFGHTGR